The Watersipora subatra chromosome 7, tzWatSuba1.1, whole genome shotgun sequence genomic interval CAGAAAAGCCAAGAGACGAAAAGTACCCTATTGATGGCAAAGGTCTTTTTGTATTTGCTACTTCAAATATATTTGAACATGACTCACCCTTTCAAGAAGGGTCATTCGATTCTGCGTCTCAAACAAACAAAGCTAAACTGACAAGGCCTGAAAATGGAAATACTCTTGTAGTTCCAAATCGTGCAGAAGATTTTCACACTGGCAAAATAAGTGAAGACTTAGTGGATGGAAACCAAAACCGGTTTCCGAAACTGTCCATTCGTGATCAAGCTGGACTCAGACTCACAAAAGATAACCTTAGTGGTGCTGTTCGTGATCAAGATGGACTCAGACTCACAAAAGATAGCCTTAATGGTGCTGTTCAAGAAAAAACTATAGACAAGCTAAAACAAACCTTCAGTTTGACACACAAGTTTGGTGCACAGAACTTAATACTATGGGGAGAAAATGAAGGAAACCGTACGGCGATAACATCCGAAAATACTTCAGCTGGTGAAGATAGCTCCCCATTCAAGGGGTTCATCACAAACATTAGAAGCTGCATGCAACATatgaaacctagctttttgTTAATTGCGCTTGTTTCAGCTGGAGAAAAATCTGGAGAGTTTTTGTTAAGCCCCACAGATCAAAACAGATGCCAAGGTCGAAAATGTGAAAGAAGTTGCAAGTTTACAGGAACATGCCAGAAAAGACGCATTTCGGATCTTGTTCGAGCGATTCAGGAAGCTGAAGGGCCAGAAGGTGGACTTTTCTCTGGTGtgccaaaagtttttttaatacaAACAGTCTCAGGTCGAGAACGTATTGAGCTTTTGGCGCACGATCACGTGGATACTGGGCAACCACCGCATCAAATAGATCCCGATGACTATATACCAAGAGGATCTGACACATTTGTCTTTTATGTTCACATAGAAGAAACAGTTCAATGGGTCAATGACCATGGCTTTTATTTGCTGGATCATTTCTGCGATGCTGTCGGCAAACTCTTAGAAAAAGCTGAAGACAGTAAAAAGTTGCTTAAGGAAATCATTGACACACACGGTGGGCAGGAGTACGTCGGTGAAAATCTCTCCAAAGTTGCTATGTCCTTGCTTTGGAAAGAGTTTGGTGTAACTATAAACTTGAATGAGGATAGCCTATCCAGTGCTTGGCTTGACAACATATGCACAAATGTAGCGGGTAACATGAAATACTTGGCAGGTGCAGATAAAGAGCATTTGCATACATACATGAGCAGCACCATGCGATTCCGTGTGTCTATGCTTGATGTTCTACATAGTCAGCAGTGAATTATTAATATTGCATTCTGAAGTCAATTACTTATTTATAAGCCAAGCCTATTTCTAGACACAGGATTTGTAAACCTGATTTTTTGTTCTATTTGGTTTTGTTACTAGCCTTTGTCATAAATATAATGCCAGGCAGCAGCCCATACTACAGTGTGGTTTGTTGGTAATCTTTTAATCACATTGTTATACTAATGTTGACAATGTTACTGAATCGATGTGTTGGCTAATAACTTTGAACAATTAGCTTTTATTCAGCCATTTTCTTTGTGATCAATGTGGAAAGTATTGATTAATACCCTAGCAACAACTTCAAGAGTTACTCACACAAGCACACATGCAATGAATTAACGTGTTTAAGCATCGAGACTATAAAAACTCTTCAAAACTTAAGTTTCCTTtctaatattttcataaaagaTCAGATGCCCATTAATGAAAGTTGCACTAAATAAGCACCgaattatttaaaactgttaCAAACACATccttaaaaaaagaaaagtcaAATGCTTCTTTTGGCTAGCCTTTCCCTTCATATACCATGTGGCAAACTGGAATGACATCGACTTTGCAAAATTGAAAATCAGTTTAATAGATATACAAAACCCTTACATACAACTTCAAAATTATCTGACTGTAAAAACAGTTAGAAAAAGACACAAGCATTCTTCAATTTACCTTGTGCTGAATTTCAAAAACTGATGACTTCAAAACTGTAAAAAGTAAATCACATCAAATTGTAggtgtacatatataataatggAATCGTGATATGCCAGCGTGCTCACGATGAATGATGTTCTCCCGCAAGAGAGCACAAATATTTAGTTACGATAATAGCAATGGTATTCTTTACTGATCGGATTGTCTAATTGTGAAAATCATAAAGCATAAAGGTTTCTTTCCCAGCTGTTACAATTCCATGCAGTACACATATGAAAGTTAGAAATGTAACCAACTAAACTACTATTGTGACTCATGGTTCTGTGAGCAAGATAAATGACTGTTTGACTAAACTCAGCGTTATTACACAATATTCTCAGTTTGTCTGAAACCATGTCTGAAGATGCATTGAGATAAATACTAATAAACCCATAATATCAGACtcaaaaaaattattctttaAGTCAACGCAAAATTCAACATCACTCATTTGAAGTAACTTAGATTGAACAGATCGATGAGTTGAGCAACTTAGCGCTTTGACAACTTGACTGACTTTGCACTTGGGCGACTTGCGTCAAAGCTTTCGAGAGTTCAATAGAGAACTAAAGAAACCAGGGAAAAATTCAAAGAAATTCCGATCACAACACGATGAAGATCAGTCAGAAATTTTATGACTAACAAATTAGTGCCATAAATTTGGTGcgctaaaaataaaaatttgctgACAATTCCATGAGAAAGAAATGAAGTCATCACGGCTATTTGGTCTTTATTGAAATGATGAACATGATGTGAAGGGAACTTAATAAAACATTTGCAATTGGCGGATATTTCCAGATGCTCATCTCTCACAATCCACCTCATGCGCTGATGACAGCACTTCTATCAAAGATCTCACAGTTGGAAACGTTTCTGCTACTAGAGGAAGGGATGTCACCGGAGCCTCCACACTAAAAATTGATGACAATACCAAGACAAAAATAGCTACATGGTTGTTTTCATGCACATATCATGttagaaattaaactatttacAACCTTTTCATGAGAACAACAATTTCTCATGAATATAAACAATTTTAGGAAAGAGCATAACATCTAACTTCAAGTTGCTTAATACTTAAatctagcaaaataaaatatgctgaACTCAGGCTAAACTCGCCTCCACATCAGCTCCTATTAATTCATCATGTTTAGTTAGACACTCATTCACTTTGGATTGTAAGAAAGGCAACAATAAGTTTTACCTTGACCTCTGCCACTTGTCTGGTATTCACGTAAATACTGCCTTAAGAACATCATCAAACAACAACTCATTAAACATACAAATGAACTAATTCTACCACTTGTCAAGTCCTTCTCATTGTATAATATCAATACCTGGCTAGACGAAACCAGTTTTTAGTGCCTCGTCTGAACTCATCTGGTGCTCCCGAAAGGGTTGCTTCCATGTCTAACATCTTTCCAATAGGAAGTGATGCTGTTATCTCTTTATCGACAGAGAGAAACATTCCGACAAGTGTAGAAAGACCAACAGATCTGCGAAGGAGAGCGGAGATTATTAAGAAAATTGTAATAGCATTTTATtcatgaaaaagaaaacaaaaaatcttAGTCATGAGTCTTTGCAGAGTGCAGCAGTTTGCGGTTAAGCTGTCAGAGTGATATGTCTGTAAACAAACCGATTATTCTTAAGAATACCAGTCGTGTTTTATTACGGGTGttcaaatcatcttttataGTCTTTGTAAACTTTTGGAAATTTTCGATAAAAAAAATGCattgaaaaaaacaaagaaagcacaagtttgaaaaaagatatatactgtatgttgctAAATGTGACAAACTTTTCACTTGTGAGCAAAACTATTGCTATATTTTCCCCTCCTCTCTCCATTTCCTCTCCTACAATTTCCTTTCACTCTCAGCCCCTCTCCGCTCTATTCtctcttctttctctctctcaccctcttCTAACTCCTTTCTTGATTTCCCTCTGTATTCAATACTTCAGACAAGCTGTTATATGACCAATCAAAAACACAGCTTTTTTAGCCACAGCCAAATATGCATGTACGCTTTAGTAAATTACAAGAAAAACTGATATGTTAAAACTGTAGTATAGCCTCTCCATAAAAGAATCTGCTTAAAAGCAAAAGTTCAAATTGTTTTACTTGAGTTTATCAATCAACGTGACCTTTAAGCACAAATTTTTCAAGTACTTTACTAACTTTTCAATCAGCATAAACATATAAAGTAACTACACGTATCGAAAGtcgaaattattaaaaaaattattaaaacaagtcGAAACTCTAAATTATGGCTTGTAGAACGTTCATTCTTTGGAATAATTCAAAATGCATTCTAGAAGCTATTAAAGTTATGATAATCGACTTTTCTTTGCATAAGCTAAGCATTTAAAGTGACAGTAAACCACAACAAGCTACTTTACTCATGAACTTACGCTGATGCCCGCAAGAGAGGACAATCTGTGTTCAAAGTTAGgagtgtaaaggttttgctagCCTACATTATCAAAAAAACTAAACGTGAAAACTGCAACAGGCAGCCTTATATAAGTCTCACTATATAGTACCATAAAATTAACAGTACAGCGGATGCCCCTACAATATAAATACTCCATTCAGAGAGAGTTAACGTCAATAATATGATTAATAACTCATAAATATGGCTAATGTACAGCTTGTGTGCACATATCAATATTGTCGATTGTGGCATTGGAGTTGCCTTACTGGAAATAGCAATTTTACGTTGTACGTAGCATAAAATACCTGTAAATAACTTAATCTTAAtatccataaataaaataaataaaataaataaataaataataaagtaataaaataataaaataaccaaAATCTTCCTCAACTCATCCCTTTGGCCCTTCAAAGAAAAAACTGAActtgattttttaatttaatgactgcaataatcaacaactttttccttttttttatcCCTTACATTTGCTTTAAGGTCTATGATTATTGTAAGTATATGTCAAGTGAAGGGGTGCGCAAACATTCCAAGTCAATTTAAATCCATTTTTTTGCACTTTTTTCACAGCCAAGTCTACACTGCAAAAAAATGATTGTATAAGCCTTGAGGAAAAGTAAAAAGGATAGATACCCCTATACGTCAATTTCTCTCCCAAGTGTGGTAAGAGAGAAAACGATAATTTCAAGGTCAACTACgatattcttgttattcaaatAGAATTTAAAAACTTGCACTGACTTTACACTTCtgttatgtaaaattttttatgtaatggAAAGTAAAACTTTTGCATTCTTTATGGAAATTACGTAAAATGAGGTTTAAAATATGCTGTCTACTATATTAAAATTGTGCCTGTAGATTGAACTTGCAACTTTGAATGCTGATAACTAAGAAGTAAGAACTGACCAAAGTGCCTGTGCGCAGTTTGCTGGCCTGCATAACAAACTTGTTAAAGAGTAGACTCGGCTCATAATCGTACTCTTTAGTCTTTTGTGGGTCGTTGGTATGTTTAAGTACAAGGAAGCCCCGCTATATCGTGTCGGAGCCAAAACTATTTTTCCACCATCCATCAAAATGTCTCTCAGGCTTTGTAGTACTCGGTACAGTAGTTGAGATTCTAGTTGGAATATATGCCTGTATAAATGAAAAGATCCAGTGACAATCCCTCACAAGTAGACTGACCTAATAGTAGGTGTACCTGAGGTGACTCTCACAAAAAACAAACATGCAAAAACATACACTTTGAAGAGCTTTTAACTATAACTatagataccgtaaaacctctaattaaatacCACCTCTAACTGAACgctacctttatttgaccgccactacgagaaaagggttgaaaaatagagcgccaccctctatttgaatgccacctctatttgaccgccactttgactatatttgatctttatgaacccataatatcaagtgatcagtagaaaagtgtccacaaaatcgtattaataatgaatcgtttacgtTAGTAATAATAAATTCTCTCGCTGTCAAACTTCAatgctttttgctttttttgttaaaactttgaaaacaacacgatagaaataatcaatattgGTCTCAGGCTGATAGTACTTTTTTTTGCTTAacacagtcttgatacttcgaagtacatgtatacctatatAAAAACCGGTTCAAAATTACGATGGtaaatgaactttcaaagcaactaTCAAGCCTTTTCCTGTAGACAGTACTCTGACTCTGTCGACAGGAATCTGTACTCTGACCCTAAATacatatgcagtatatatatactgcatatatacccgatatatatatatactgcatatatacctggtatatactgcatatataccgggtatatatgcagtatatatatatatataccgggtatatatgcagtatatatatatataccgggtatatatgcagtatatatatatataccggatatatatgcagtatatatatataccgggtatatatgcagtatatatatataccgggtatatatgcagtatatatatatatatatatatatatatatatatatataccgggtatatatatatatatatatatatatataccgggtatatatgcagtatatatatatatatacatgtatatatttatatatatatatatatatatatacggatgaagaagaaggttgcagttcgctagaagagagtgctcaatactaaaatagagcatttatataaaatatattaagaactgaaaacttttaaaactgtttactacttaaagtttcatggttgttaccattaatcaggtaaaattaaaatgatctgaagctcatatgactgtatgcAAAAACACAACGAGTAGCTTAACAATAAAAGCcagctatatataatacaacaatttaattggttcatgtcacagcattgccaatcaagtgcttatttgaatgcctGCACTTTGACGCAAGCTCGTTTCGTGAGTTTAAACTTgtaagctcaggtttgtatagaatgaagtacttctaccaaatacacaaattacagcgtttactggtcttattgtaactactcactttcttcaatactctccacttgatgtcgtGCTGGATGGACCGATCTTCAAGCTGCCATATATAACTACTTAGCTCTGTTGATGTttgttttgatggattgttgaagctgctacgatggttgtaatatctttttTTGAATGGGCCCTCTGTCAGGCCACCATATGTTTGTTTGGCAGCATCAGGTTCGTTGGTCATAACTGTAGTctgatagatgacagaactggaAGTGCATGCATGTGACAGTGGACATGTATCTTTGtctcgacagttgcatgttgctgttggcttttcGTTTGATAGCTGCGCTTTATTGTTATTCGCAATAATCTGtccaatattcttcatgcagctatagctaatttttacactgtttctattaaatatcgaGTAAAGCTTGTGATAATTGGGAAATTCTTCACTCAGAGCTCTGAAAACACCACCAGTGATTCCAGAAACCAGCATGTTTGAGACTCGTCTACTCAACATAATCAAACACATCAAGTTCAAGAAATTAAAGTGTAATTTTTTAAGGAAGATGTAGTCTGACATTAAACAACATGCAAAGAATGTCAATACAATCCTAGTACCTGCAAACAAAACAACTAACTATTACAATCTGGATACCAACACTTACAATGGTCTTCTCAAAAACAGCATCACCAAGTCTTATAGCAAGGTCAATCAATGGAAATAGTTAACATCAGTGACAGAATAGACTCATTGGCGACCAATGATGCCTTTATCACTCTAAAAGACCACAAGGCGACCTTTGCATCCAAACCAACTTGCCGCTTAATCAACCCCACTAAGAACGAACTTGTCATCATAAGTAAGAACATAGTAGAACgcataaactttaaaatcaatAGCGCCATCAGCATAAATCAATGGAGGAACAAGCATGATGTAATCCGTGGTTCAATACTATTCCTAATAAGAACGAGTGTAGATTTCTATCTTTTGATGTTGCTGAGTTCTACCCCTCTATATCTATTGACCTTCTAACTCTAGCTTTAGATTTTGCTACCAATTACGAGACTATAACATCTGATGAGCGCGGAATAATCTTGCACACCAAAAAGACCCTGCTATATAGTGATCATGATGCATGGGGAAAATCAGGACATGCAGACTGCTTTGATGTGGCTATGGGTTCCTATGATGGAGCAGAAATATGCGAACTGGTTAGCTGCTTTATGCTACATCAAATAAACCAGATCACAAAAGAGACTTTTGGATCATACCGAGATGATGGACTTGGCTTAGTGAGAGCAACTCCTAAACAAACTGAGAAGCTCAAGAAAAAATCTGTGCACATTATTCCTTCGATATGGGCTGAAAACATCTGTAGATGCAAATAAAAGCACCATTGACTTTTTGGATATATCCGTAGATCTACAGAATGAATTATATAGACCCTTCAGTAAGCCCAATAATACGCCTAGATACGTGCGCACAAGATCTAACCACCAACCCTCCATCATCAAAGACATTCCAACATCAGTCAACCTGCGCCTCTCCACAATATCACCCAATCAAGatatatttagacaaaataCGAAAGAACACCAAAAAGCCCTTAATAGAAGTGGATACCATCATAAATTGACATTTAGTGAGAATACAACATCGCATAACACCCGAAACAAACGCAGGAGAAATATACTTTGGTATAACCCCctttctctaaaaatgttgCCAACAATATAGGAAAGCTTTTCTTCAGAGCTCTGAGTGAAGAATTTCCCAAAGATCACAAGCTTTAttcaatattaattttaatagaaacaatGTAAAACTTAGCGATAGCCGCATGAAGATTATTGGACAGATTATTGCGAATAATAACAAAGCGCAGCTATCAAACgaaaagccaacagcaacatgcaactgtcgagaCATAGATACATGTCCACTGCCAAATGCATGCACGTCCAGTTCTAtcatctatcaggctacagttatgTGTAGTATGATTGTTAATGTGTGTATTATCTTCTGTAGTGTAGGCCTATAGTAGTTTAGTTTCGTGTATTGATGTGTATCGCAAATTAATGTAAGCGTGCTTATTGCTTCACATCTAGAGCccaactgtctctatttattaattacaagtaaaacagtaaaacacataaaaaggtCAGAGGCTAATAGTAGTCACATGATATATGACCAACAAACCTGAAGCTGCCAAACAAACATATGTCGTCCTGAGAAAGGGCccattcaagaaaagatattacaaccattgtagcagcttcaacaatccatcaaaacaaACATCACCAGAGCTAAGTAGTTGTATATGGCAGATCGGTCCATTCAGTacgacatcaagtggagagtattgaagaaagcgagtagttacaataagaccagtaaacgctgtaatttgcGCATGTGGGAGAAGtacttcattctatacaaacctgagcttgcaagtttaaactcacgaaacgagcttgtgtcaaagtgcaggcattcaaataagcacttgatttgcaatgctgtgacatgaaccaattaaattgttgtattatatatagctgGCTTTTATTGTTAAGCTACTCGTTGTGTTTTTgcatacagtcatatgagcttcagataattttaattttacctgatgaatgataacaaccatgaaactataagtagtaaacagttttaaaagtatgtatatatatatgtatacatgtatacatactttatacatatatataagtaatatatattacttatattacttatatatatatatataagtaatatatattacttatatatatatataagtaatatatattacttatatatatatatatataagtaatttAAGTcatatatattacttatatatatataagtaatatatattacttatatatataagtaatatatatgacttatattacttatatatatatatatataagtaatatatattacttatatatatatataagtaatatatattacttatatatatataagtaatataagtaatatatattacttatatatatatatatatatatatatatatatatatatatatatatatatatatacatgagccacaggcatatatatttttatggtaaaATCTAAAAGAAACCCCATCACACCTGCTTATGACACCTGCACCATTTTTATTAAATCTAAGTTTGATTATACTGAAATGTGTTTTGCAAGCAGTGCTCAGAAATATTAGATAATTGTTCGTATCAGCACTTATACAATTAGCACTAATATTTTACTCCATTTGATTGGCGAGTCTACCTGCCCACTTCGTATCTAGCTTCTTCTCAGGTTACATTAAActctgtaaagtttttcaaacctTAATAGAAGATGAATAGCGATTTTGTAATTGGATAACAGACGATGGTATATGTAAGAGTTGTGGGTAGAGTCAGTGTAATTGTATAACAGACAATGGGATATGCACGAATTGTGGGTAGAGTCAGTGTACTTGTATAACAGGCGATGGGATATGTAAGAGTTGTGGACGGAGTCAGTGTAATTGTATACCAGACGATGGGATATGCACGAGTTTTAGGCGGAGTCAGTGTAATTGTATACCAGACGATGGGATATGTAAGAGTTGTGGGTAGAGTCAGTGTAATTGTATAACAGACAATGGGATATGCGCGAATTGTGGGTAGAGTCAGTGTAATTGTATACCAGACGATGGGATATGTAAGAGTTGTGGGCGGAGTCAAGTAACTAGCCAGTAACTTTGTCGCTACAAAGCTACCCAGTGTGATAACAGACTCTGTATACATAAGGTTCACTACACAATAGCTCGGGGAACAAAAAAGAGTTGCCAGTATTGCCACGTCAACATCGCTTCTGACAGCTTGCTAAAGATCTGCAACTTCTGCCAGTGAaaggtaagtacatgtatatatgagaaTAATATTATGTTCATAACCCCATAAATGCATGACATGCTTGGTTTATCACTTGAGTGTGGCTGTTGTTATTGTAGCTCTCTGACTAGTGATGACCCTAGTAGTCTAGTAGCGAGGTTACTAAAGCTTGTTTATACTGCTCACTTCTTACAAATCTCTACATTTCAATACAttcttatgtatataaatacacaaCTTGTACAGGGATACAAACAAGATATCTTGACATGTACAAAACAGTACTAAGCTTGCTGTGATTAAGGATATCTTCAGACTCCCTAGACGTTGAAACTATGCAATTGGGGTACATGTGATGAGTTCTGATTCTAATGCATTAATAGGTAAATACTCAACTTGTACAGAATGCAAATAGTATATCTAAACACACACAACAATGAGCCAGAACCAAGTTTGCTTTGATCAGATGTAAGAATTGTCAGAGCATTAAAAAGTAGGAGCAATGTTTAATTAACAAAACAAGGCCGTATGTATAAATCCTTTACGCATCGCATACATTAAGGTTACCTTATTTATATTcctaataaaatatgataacaTACGTACATGACAGGCCTGATGTAAGAAAAGGTTATTTAACTTCCAGCCTTCATTGCCGAGTTACTCAGTAAAAAACTTGATGATCAAGCCATATGAGATGACAAAACTGCTGGTCAGCAGTTGCTTTGGCTAACTAGATcatgataaaatatttgaacTGTGATTGGTGAGTTCTGTGAATGCAATTTAACAATCTGGGTTTTGTCGATACCTGAATGCAAtgatgaatataataatatgtttaaGATGACGAGAAGTACTTGTAAGAGCAGTGATGCTAGTTGATAGCAATAATGAGCTAGTAATATTCTAAACTCATCATGAAAACAACTTTGCCGTTATTTTGGCATCTGCTTGACTCCTTTACAATTTAATAGTTTATGcaatttaagttttttgataaaaagtaaATCATCTATATATACCAAGATTAAAAACAGCTACAGCAATAGTTCTCTAGGTGAAACACTTGTTACACTATTAACAATGAACTTGcccaaaattttagttgattttatcagaaagcatcagtattttcctatcatgtgcgattgtttttgatgtttgaggggatTTGACTGCCAATATGTTTTGAGATTAGTACATTAGAGTGCAAGAgcatgaattacacagaaataaacacagtacacagaagtaaacacagtacacagaaataaacacagtacaaagaaataaacacagcacacagaagtaaacacagtacacagaagaAAACatagcacacagaaataaacacagtacacagaaataaacacagtacaaatgaaataaacacagtacacagaaataaacacagcacacagaaataaacacagtacacagaaataaacacagcacacagaagtaaatacagtacacagaaataaacacagtacacagaaataaacacagcacacagaagtaaacacagtacacagaagaaaacacagtacacagaaataaacaccgtacacagaaataaacacagtacaaatgaaataaacacagtacacagaaataaacacagtacacagaaataaacatagcacacagaaataaacgcagtacacagaaataaacacagtacacagaagtaaacacagtacacagaagaAAACAccgtacacagaaataaacacagtacacagaaataaacacagtacacagaaataaacacagtacacagaagaaaacacagtacacagaaataaacacagtacacagaaataaacacagtacacagaagtaaacacagtacacagaaataaacacagtacataggaataaacacagtacacagaaataaacacagtacacagaaataaacacagtacacagaagaaaacacagtacacagaaataaacacagtacacagaaataaacacagtacacagaaataaacacagtacacagaaataaacacagtacacagaaataaacacagtacacagaaataaacacagtacacagaaataaacacagtacacagaaataaacacagtacaaatgaaataaacacagtacacagaaataaacactttacacagaaataaacatagcacacagaaataaacgcagtacacagaaataaacacagtacaaatgaaataaacacagtacacagaaataaacacagtacacagaaataaacatagctcacagaaataaacacagtacaaatgaaataaacacagtacacagaaataaacacagtacacagaaataaacatagcacacagaaataaacacagtacacagaagaaaacacagtacacagaaataaacacagtacacagaagaaaacacagtacacagaaataaacacagtacatagGAATAAAAAACaagttcatttaaaagttaaaatggtaaatgttgtatctGTTGATAAGAGATAAATTTTCTGTgcgaaaatgtttttattacccgtgcaatgctgggcattcatctagttgggtatattgtttttattacccgtgcaatgccgtaCATTCATCTAGTTGggtatattgtttttattacccgtgcaatgctgggcattcatctagttgggtataa includes:
- the LOC137400219 gene encoding uncharacterized protein, whose translation is MATVPLKGTEKPRDEKYPIDGKGLFVFATSNIFEHDSPFQEGSFDSASQTNKAKLTRPENGNTLVVPNRAEDFHTGKISEDLVDGNQNRFPKLSIRDQAGLRLTKDNLSGAVRDQDGLRLTKDSLNGAVQEKTIDKLKQTFSLTHKFGAQNLILWGENEGNRTAITSENTSAGEDSSPFKGFITNIRSCMQHMKPSFLLIALVSAGEKSGEFLLSPTDQNRCQGRKCERSCKFTGTCQKRRISDLVRAIQEAEGPEGGLFSGVPKVFLIQTVSGRERIELLAHDHVDTGQPPHQIDPDDYIPRGSDTFVFYVHIEETVQWVNDHGFYLLDHFCDAVGKLLEKAEDSKKLLKEIIDTHGGQEYVGENLSKVAMSLLWKEFGVTINLNEDSLSSAWLDNICTNVAGNMKYLAGADKEHLHTYMSSTMRFRVSMLDVLHSQQ
- the LOC137401049 gene encoding tetratricopeptide repeat protein 13-like, which codes for MFLSVDKEITASLPIGKMLDMEATLSGAPDEFRRGTKNWFRLASVEAPVTSLPLVAETFPTVRSLIEVLSSAHEVDCER